The Anoplopoma fimbria isolate UVic2021 breed Golden Eagle Sablefish chromosome 10, Afim_UVic_2022, whole genome shotgun sequence sequence tttattcctaGAGGGCTTTAAGTGTTCTCACTCTCAACTTTTCCAAAAGCTGAGCAAAAAAACTTTACATTAAGCTCAGCATAACTGTACACCAAACCCTGTCAGACCCCGCAGTCATAGAGATGCAGTCAGGTCACCTTGCTGAAGGACTGCCGGTTCTGCTTCTCCTCCGTCATGCCCTTGGTCATCCACTGCTGGTTGCCACTCAGCTGGTCGTCTCCTTTGATCTCCAGGAACTTCACCTCCTCTTTGCCCCTGTTCCGTTTCCCTTGCAGCCGCATAAACTAAAACACAGGATGAAATAGCTCATAGTAGTGAAGCAACGTGTTAAACCTGGCTGAATGAAGCCTCAAAATTACCAAGAATTAACCTACTTATAAAAAGGTATGGAAGTTCATAGCAAAACAATACAGATAGAAGCAGAAGCAAAGGTCTTACCGCTTCATCGTCGAACATTGCAGAGCTGCCAGGCTCTTCAGCCTCTGCCGATCCGGTTTCAGGATCTTGGTAATATGGCTCATTAAAGTATCCCTGTCAGAGGAGAAAATGTCCGAGATGTCACTTAATCTCTGGATTATATCGCTTTAATGTCTATAGTTGTCACAGGGCTGGTCTCATTTCTTGAATCTGAAGCCTTTTGGCcgatatgtatatacagtataaggTACTTTATGAGTCATGATTACCTGAGGGAGAGCTTCTGGGCCTCCCATGGGCTGTTGAGACTGAGGATATTGACCTCCCCATGGACCAGCTCCCCCAAAGTCAAGAGGGGCATCTGACTGACCCGGCTCATCTCCAGGTGCAAGGGAAAGAGGTTCCGCATGGGCTCCTGGCTCAGGGTCTAAGCTTGGGACGACTGTTGGGAGAGGCTGGGAGCTCTCCAGAGAAAAGTAGTTCTGTGGGGTTATGTCTTCCTCGTTATCCTGGTCGTCAGCGGCTATTTGTCGAGCCAGCTGCAGGGCGGCTGACTTTGCCGCAGCTTTGATAGCGGAGGGAGACGCACTAGAACCAAGCAGACCCTGTGCAGGCTTTCCAGGCTTGGGTCCTTTTGGTTCTTGGCGCTTGGTGAGTGTGTGAGGAATCAGGGGTCTATCGATCTCCTTCATTGGCCGGTTTCTGGGTTGTGGTAGAAGCGAGGAAAGGCCTGAACCCTGGAGGAGGCAAGAAATATGGAGGGAACAGGACAATGTGAGTTCAAGGAATGCCAGCTACATTTGTGTAGTTTGATACAGTTTGTATACTATGCGAAGTCATTAAATAATAGATGTGTCATTGGTTTCCCccattattatgtatttttacgGCCTTTTGAAGAAGTGGACATGTTGCAAAGAATATCAGACAAATATAAACCGCAGAGTCAAATCTTAGTCCCATTCACGGCTCTGTCAAAAAACTAGTGTTAAGCTCTAGCTGCTAGTTCAACACTGGGTTTTTTAGGTCACAAATAATGGTTAACCATTATCAATCAAACTAAATGTGGTCAGAACCATTCAGGTGACTGAGAATGTATCTACAGACAGTGAGACATTCTTACCTGAGGTTGTAGTTTCTTCTTTGCTGGTTGATCCTCATCGTCAGAGTCTGACTGTagaccaaaacaaaatacatagaGTATGAATAACAGCCTGGTTGCACACCACAGGAGCTACAACACGTCAAAGCAAACAGTTTCATAGGACTCAATACTCACGTCCCGTCTCTGGATCTGTGGTACAGTGATCTTGACAGGATCTGTTCGCTTCCTCGGCCTAGGCAGACTAGAAAATAAGCCTCCTTTAGATGCCTGTGGCTCTAACGTTAGGTCGTCGTTTAACGAGCTCTCTCCCGGTGAACGGTTTGCTTTCATCTCCTTTCTCGGTCCTCCGGCTCCTCCTGTCGATCCTTGCTTTTTAGGAGCAGGCAGGAGTGAGAAGAGTCTTCCGGTGCTGACTTTGCTCTCCGGTGCGGCAGAAGTTGATTTTTCTTCTGAGTCACTATCATCACTGCTGCCATAGGCGACTAAAGACATCTTTGCTGACActattaaatatgattattcCGCAGGGACTCTTGGACATGGATGACCACTTCCCCTGGGGTTGATCTCAAGAAGCCGTGGTCACACTCTCCGACGGACGAATTTCAATTAAAGGTAcgataatattattatatatataactacATGGATCATTAAATAAGTCCCGATGGAGCTGTAGTATCAAGGAAACAGCGCAGGTTAAAAGAGGGCCTCACAATGAGCTCATTAGTGAAAGGTCTGTCCCAATGCAACACCGCCAGCTAAGGTTAGCTAGGCCGCTGCAGCACACGGGATTATCTGACTGGCCCTTTCTTGCTCGGTCAAACTAAATTCGCCTCAGATAACTTACTGCACATAGTATTACATCGATTGAGGCAGCAGCTGTGATTTACACCACAAGAGCGGAGCTTTTTTAGTCCCTAGACTCGATCAAAACATTCGCCTCCATCGTTTATGATAATAGAAACGGCCACTGCGCAGCTTTCTGCgcagctttctttttcttcttctgtttttttaatcagttgGTAAACAGCTACAGGACATTGTCACCCCCGGCGGACTGAGTGTGtataaacataaatgtacaGCAACAGTTTActgaatcaataaaacataacaaCTCGGTTATGGGTTGAGATTGTTTCTGCTCAAACCCTTCTCAGGGTGGTTACGGTGTGtttgttcaaacaaacaaagtgtgaTATACCCCTGATATACCCCTGCAGTCATGTCCCACAAAATCTAATTGTCCCGTAATCAGAGGAGTGGAAGTTGTtaaagcaatatatatatatatatatatatatatatatatatatatatatatatatatatatatatatgaattgaGTTGACCAACAATCACATTTACCACATACTTTTGTCTAATTTGAAATGGATggtaatttgaatatttaagcTGTTTGGCAACAGAGGGCTGTTGCATGACAGATGATGCATGGTAATTACAACCTTACATGACAGGCTCAGCAACTGTCTTGTcctaatattataaaaaatgttgcacAATATTAACTGACATGACATGACTGGACATGAAGGCCCCCTCTTAATTGACAGTGAGGCCCTATATCAaagatgtttatatttaaatacatcatTCAGTTGTGTGCTTACGttgcacattcacacatgtaGCCTagatttgtttaattaaatggTTGTATTCCAGAATAGAAACCTGTGAATATCCCAGAGATTGTACACATTGAGCCTCCATGTCAATGGACTTggtctgtttatttttgtttgatggCAGTAAACTCCTTAGAATATTAATATGCTTTTACGTGAATGTCTATCTCAAGTCGTCCTGCACATGTCTACgtgaataatgttttatttgtattgacTGCTCTCATAAAACCAGTGGTGTTGTCTTCCTGTGTGGGGATATACCTCCACCGTGCACTGGGGACGCTGGTGGGCAGATTGGGGGCGCGTCTGCGGGCGGGTTTCAATTTCAAACCCAAACAGTCCAAGGGACGAGCCGGGGGACTGTGTGATAACGTTAACACCGACTGGTCACCGCGTTCACCCGTACTGTGGCGATACTCGAGCACAGCCCCGACCGGCGCCGCTACCACCGGCCGTCAGCGCACAGCCTGCAGGATCGGCGAACAAAAGTCGTCCGCTTCGCCTTCGCTCCAGTTTTCCGCGCCTGGTTGGTGTTCGGCTGACGAACGGGCGCTTGGCTTGTTTGCAGCAGGTGTTGACCGACCCGGACTCTGTGAAGCCTCAACAACACCACGAGCCTCCGCTACTGTTTCAACTCATTTAAGGCAATCAAGTCCTTTTCTGCGAGAAACATGCCGAGGTCCAACAGGCAGCGAGAATACAAGCCCGGAGATCTGGTATTTGCTAAAATGAAGGGGTATCCACACTGGCCTGCGAGGGTAAGCACCCCACGTCCAACTGTCTGGTTTCTAGCTGAATAGTCGGTAT is a genomic window containing:
- the prcc gene encoding proline-rich protein PRCC, translating into MSLVAYGSSDDSDSEEKSTSAAPESKVSTGRLFSLLPAPKKQGSTGGAGGPRKEMKANRSPGESSLNDDLTLEPQASKGGLFSSLPRPRKRTDPVKITVPQIQRRDSDSDDEDQPAKKKLQPQGSGLSSLLPQPRNRPMKEIDRPLIPHTLTKRQEPKGPKPGKPAQGLLGSSASPSAIKAAAKSAALQLARQIAADDQDNEEDITPQNYFSLESSQPLPTVVPSLDPEPGAHAEPLSLAPGDEPGQSDAPLDFGGAGPWGGQYPQSQQPMGGPEALPQGYFNEPYYQDPETGSAEAEEPGSSAMFDDEAFMRLQGKRNRGKEEVKFLEIKGDDQLSGNQQWMTKGMTEEKQNRQSFSKKKGELPTGQQRRKHQITYLIHQAKERELELKNSWADNKLTRRQTQAKYGF